One genomic window of Gemmatimonadaceae bacterium includes the following:
- a CDS encoding ATP-binding protein, giving the protein MTKPEVGSRYRSAASTPFRVELPARWLSLGQFEDILRGNRLVAHARAGGAVVFTFPARAAVPAGVGLWLLSFLNQLAAVGTGLIHLEFATPEGLFSYLDRNGFLQLLSARITTSPPRPAISGADSHRGQASGLVEIAPLIPGVTGGERQRIVGQVVDSLVNFYPSNDEQTRRLRNHVFTVLGELVDNVFSHSRTTLPGFVCLQAYHRSRAPRIQVGVSDSGIGIPASIRGIRDQRAARRSDAELVIQAFNQGLSRHGAHAGRGCGLPQCAALAARYESTLFVRTPNARIVLHPATIQRPVHNAEIDNSVGSLRGTHIYIEFRTK; this is encoded by the coding sequence ACGCCTTTTCGAGTGGAGCTTCCCGCTCGGTGGCTCTCCCTCGGTCAATTCGAGGACATCCTGCGTGGAAATCGATTGGTGGCTCATGCCCGCGCTGGTGGAGCCGTCGTTTTCACGTTCCCCGCGCGAGCCGCCGTGCCCGCCGGCGTCGGCCTTTGGCTGCTGTCCTTCCTCAACCAGTTGGCGGCTGTCGGCACTGGATTGATTCATCTAGAGTTTGCAACCCCGGAAGGCCTGTTCAGCTACTTGGATCGCAACGGGTTTCTGCAACTACTGTCCGCGCGAATCACCACCTCTCCGCCGCGTCCGGCGATCTCGGGTGCCGATTCTCACAGAGGCCAAGCTAGCGGTCTCGTTGAGATTGCTCCACTGATTCCCGGCGTCACGGGCGGGGAGAGGCAACGGATCGTCGGGCAGGTGGTCGACAGCCTCGTCAATTTCTACCCAAGCAACGACGAGCAAACGCGCCGGCTTCGGAATCACGTCTTCACGGTTCTTGGGGAGCTGGTCGACAATGTTTTCAGCCATAGTCGAACCACGCTGCCGGGATTCGTGTGCCTCCAAGCGTACCACAGGTCGCGAGCTCCTCGCATCCAAGTCGGAGTTTCCGACAGCGGTATCGGGATTCCGGCGTCGATTCGAGGCATCCGTGATCAACGAGCAGCCCGGCGAAGCGATGCCGAACTCGTCATTCAGGCGTTCAATCAGGGCCTCTCACGACACGGCGCCCATGCAGGCCGCGGCTGCGGTCTTCCTCAGTGCGCTGCGCTGGCCGCTCGGTACGAATCGACCCTCTTCGTGCGGACTCCCAACGCGCGCATTGTTCTGCACCCCGCCACGATTCAGCGACCCGTCCACAACGCTGAGATCGACAACTCCGTTGGAAGCCTTAGGGGGACTCACATCTACATCGAATTTCGGACGAAGTAG